From a single Bacillus sp. NEB1478 genomic region:
- a CDS encoding toxic anion resistance protein: MSENNAPLFKNDDANLMDELLSNPFGDNKKESAITENHNENKQIRLIDVLPEENKEKAYQLAKQIDPTNHQTMITYGAPAQAKLLSFSNTMLEHVKKKDTGQIGEIINDLMRKLHDVNPEELKSTKPTLINRMFGKISGSVQEVLSKYQKTGAQIDRISVKLEGSKNVLMSDIVMLEKLYENNKEYFQALNVYIAAGELKLDELNQVTIPEMRRVAEQTNDQMKYQEVNDMVQFADRLDKRLHDLKLSREITIQSAPQIRLIQNTNQALIEKVQSSIMTAIPLWKNQVAIALTLIRQRNAVEAQKQVSKTTNELLLKNAELLKTNTIEVAKENERGLIDIETLKKTQENLLSTLEETLRIQEEGRMKRRLAEEELATMEIGLRQKLLEIKGE, encoded by the coding sequence ATGAGCGAAAATAATGCACCCCTGTTTAAAAACGATGATGCGAACTTAATGGATGAGCTATTGTCAAATCCGTTCGGAGATAATAAGAAAGAATCAGCGATAACAGAAAATCATAACGAAAATAAGCAGATCAGACTCATCGATGTGCTTCCTGAAGAGAATAAAGAAAAAGCGTATCAGCTGGCAAAGCAGATAGATCCTACGAATCATCAAACGATGATTACATACGGAGCACCTGCTCAAGCGAAATTATTATCATTTTCGAACACGATGCTAGAACATGTGAAAAAGAAAGACACAGGACAGATCGGAGAAATCATTAATGATTTAATGAGAAAGCTTCATGATGTGAATCCTGAAGAACTAAAGTCTACAAAACCCACTTTAATTAACCGCATGTTTGGAAAAATTTCAGGATCAGTTCAAGAAGTGCTATCAAAGTACCAAAAGACTGGGGCACAAATTGACCGTATTTCCGTAAAGCTAGAGGGCAGCAAAAACGTACTGATGTCAGATATTGTGATGCTGGAGAAGCTTTATGAAAACAATAAAGAATACTTCCAAGCGCTCAATGTATACATTGCAGCCGGAGAATTGAAGCTGGATGAACTGAATCAAGTCACGATTCCAGAGATGAGAAGAGTGGCAGAGCAAACGAACGATCAGATGAAGTATCAAGAAGTAAACGACATGGTCCAGTTTGCCGATCGATTAGATAAAAGATTGCATGATTTGAAGCTTAGCAGGGAGATCACGATCCAAAGCGCCCCACAGATTCGTTTGATTCAAAACACAAACCAAGCACTGATCGAAAAAGTTCAATCATCGATCATGACAGCAATTCCGCTATGGAAAAATCAAGTGGCGATTGCGCTCACACTCATCAGACAGCGAAATGCAGTAGAAGCCCAAAAACAAGTTTCAAAAACGACGAATGAACTGCTGTTAAAAAATGCAGAACTGCTTAAGACGAATACGATCGAAGTCGCAAAAGAGAATGAACGCGGTTTGATCGATATTGAGACTTTGAAGAAAACACAAGAAAACTTACTATCTACTCTAGAAGAAACTCTTCGTATCCAAGAAGAAGGACGAATGAAGCGAAGGCTTGCTGAAGAAGAACTCGCAACAATGGAGATTGGATTAAGACAAAAGCTGCTGGAGATTAAAGGGGAATAA
- a CDS encoding GNAT family N-acetyltransferase has translation MQKIMLKNNLEVEIRKVNKEDAQNMIDFYNVVGGETDFLSFGKDEFKKTREEYEAYIETVSIEENSIMLLATIDSQIVSIATVNSSQKERTKHVGTLGIVISEAYTGLGLGKILMNELIEFAKQNSITKKISLVTREDNVVAIELYKKLGFEVEGVMKKDNFIRGQYYGTIAMGLFI, from the coding sequence ATGCAGAAAATTATGCTGAAAAACAATTTAGAAGTTGAGATCAGAAAAGTTAATAAAGAAGATGCCCAAAACATGATTGATTTTTATAATGTGGTCGGTGGTGAAACAGATTTTCTTTCTTTCGGAAAAGATGAGTTTAAGAAGACACGAGAAGAATATGAGGCGTATATCGAAACGGTTTCAATAGAAGAGAATTCCATTATGCTGCTTGCAACGATTGACTCTCAGATCGTGAGTATCGCAACGGTTAATTCCTCACAAAAAGAAAGAACCAAGCATGTGGGGACACTAGGAATCGTAATCTCAGAAGCTTACACTGGTTTAGGCTTAGGGAAAATTCTAATGAACGAATTGATCGAGTTCGCTAAACAGAACAGCATTACGAAAAAGATCAGCCTTGTTACGCGAGAAGATAATGTCGTGGCGATTGAGCTATATAAGAAGTTAGGCTTTGAGGTTGAAGGCGTTATGAAAAAAGATAATTTCATAAGAGGACAATATTACGGTACGATCGCGATGGGGCTGTTTATCTAA